The window TCCAAATGCTTTGTTCAACATGAACAATCTCACTGCCTTGTAAGGATCAAATAAGCCCTTTCCTCTTTTTCTTGAAGATCTTTCCTATGCTACTAACCAACATCATTTTCTGGTTTCTCTTCTACTATTATTTCAATGTTCAGGTTTCTTGGAAACAATAGCTTCTATGGTTCTCTTCCTGACAAAAAAAGTGATAAGCTTCAAACCATGTAAACTCTTGTCCTATTTGGATTGATCTATTGGGATTTTATGGCCAGTACTTTCACagttaacaaaaaatttctttgCATTTGTGTTTTTATGTGTCTGTGTGTATGTATGCATGCCCATGCCCTCCAATCACCCCATCCAAATCTCCCGTCCTCCTCACCATCCCATCCAaccttctttttgttctttaatgGGTTAAATCTggaattactatttttttttccaaaaagatTTGGAGAAAGAAACTGATGCTGTTACCATTGGATGTTGAAATTTATTCTCAAGAATGCCTTAGATAGAACTTCTAACCTTTCTGGctttgttaaaaaatatgaacTGATGCAGTTTTCATTGGGCCAAACTTTCTAACTTGTCCACAGCATGTTGTAATCATCCATTTTGCAGAAGTTATACAATCTTGTCAGATTTCTTTAATATCATGGTTTTATTGTGTATTGTGTACCTGCTAACTGTTAATATGTTTTTGCATGCAGAGATTTGTCATACAATGAGATATCAGGAGGTTTTCCTACATGGATTGATCCAACTTTACAATTGTATGCCCCTTGAGTCATGATTCATGCTTtatttcatcttaattttctaGTTCATACACATTGCTCCGAGTAGCTTAAATAGAGCcctgtttcttttcatttttttttcaacatgtaCTGGACCAAAAATTTTGGATGAAGAAAATCTCCAATTTCCATTTCAGATACTTtgcattaattgatttttttggtGGTTTAATGTTTGAGAAGTATCTGTTGATACCTTTTgcatcttcttcttgttcttatatTTGTTGTGTAGGTTCTTGATGTTGTAATAATCGTTATTTTCTGATTGGACCTCACAATCTCCTAATAGGAGCTAAGGAGCTGGCCCTGAGGCAGAAATTTTTGAGtgtcttataattatttttgccATTGGTTCAGGAATTAAAAACATTCTTAGAGCATGATTAGGAAAGATGAAGATTGCAGTTCAAAGCATAGAGATTGAGTATTTTTATGATAGGACTTCACCATTGATAGTGGCTTCGATCTCCTCTTAGACTGAGAAAGTTTCTTAAATCCCTTTCGCTATTAAATCccttattgaataaaaaaaaataataattatgcaATTCCCAGTTTTATTGGCAAACTTAAATTTaagatttgaatttcaaatcttGTCCTTGATGACGATGGATTCTTTTGAccatttttcatttgattttttgaaaagttttgacCTACCTAGcaagtaaattttattttatcatttctctTCATTTTGGATTCATCGGTGTGTAAACTTATATCCAAAAACAGTTTAGGCATTGACACTTCCcttatgtttctttttctttaatcctgccatttttttatatcaaacaCTAATGCTCCTGCCTGTTTCATGTGTtgacttctctcatttttctttccataaaTTTTATGCAGGAATTTAGTGGCTAATAACTTTGTATTTGACAACACAAACAACAGGTAAGTAGTAGTAGTTCTAATCTATTTAAAAGCAAGCCATTCACAGGAGCTAGcataaaaaagaagcaaagtgGTTTTGCTTGCTGTGGAATGCATTCCCCATGAGATGTACAGTATTCATTAATTTGTGCTTGCAGTATTTTTGAAGGACTGAACTGTCTTCAGAGGAACTTTCCATGCAACACTCCACGCTGTAAGCCACTTTATTCTattacaaatttctttttttatcctttatttgttcatttaatTCAAGTCCTTATAAACAAAAAGAGATACTATAAAAggttaatttcactcacctCCTCTGAGGTTTTGGCTAGACATACTTAATCTCCattgttttgaaatttcatcaaataccttctctaacctttttttttttttttgttattttcactcGATTAccctttaatttaaaataaggaaggcatttgacaaaattttaaaccaatGGGGGCTAGTTGTATTTAGCCAAAACTTCAAGGGAAGTAAGTGAAATTAACCCATACCACAAAAGCCAACTTCCAGTGTTACTGATATGGTTCAACAATTGTGGCATTAATTTGAATAGAAATACAAAACATCATTAGGAATCTTAGCATGCTAACCATTATCTAATAACTTTAGTATGAAATTTTGATGTTagaattttaattgattatgcTTTTATTAGTTTTCCAACTCTACCACCCTGGCACCTGCCACTGCTGCATGTACTTACAAGAAATTATTGTAGCAGCacaataggaaaaagaaaagaggtggAGCTTTTACCTTCCTAAATTGCTTTTCTTAAATAATGTCTACTTGGTATTGAACTCATTGGTGCTATCAAATTTACCACAAAAGCTTTCTACCCAAATAGATTTTTCTATAATTGTGATCAAGTTCATTTTTACAGTGATGATAGGATTGCTGAATAGCTTCTCATATTTGCTTTCTGAACAGTGGGGTAAAAAATTATggtaaaactatttttttgcCTAATTGAATTTCCTAAAATGTTGTCAACTCTAAACCAATGCtataattttcaaatagttCCCCCATTTGCTTTTCAAAAGACATGAAGGATAAATCTCTAGGCTCTCCCTCCccaccccccaaaaaaaaaagaaaaaaaaaatggtaacatATGCATTACAGGATAGGGAGTTCAGCTAATTGACGAACTTATTAGCCCTATTATAATTCTGTTTATAGTTTTAGGACTAAGTCAAATGTAATAGTTTGATGTATATCAAGTGGCTCTCATTTAGCATCCCTGTCAAATTAGAATACTGTAAGCTaggttttaattttcataacaaTTTTCTTGTGATTGTTCAATGTTGGTGTGAAAATGTGCAAGCAGACCGGAAGGAAAGAGTTGATGTCAATGCAATAGACCTAGTATCAAGACTTTCTTTCACCTTTGTTATGCACTGAAAAAGCAAACACTGAGTActttttgaattgaaatttgTCCAATAGAGGGTGTTATCCTTATGGTAACAATGCACCACCAATGAAAAAGCAATAATTAAGAGAGAAAATAGGACAGTTTTCGAAGAGGGTGGTAATTGGGAAGAGTGGAGTCTTGATAGCGTTTAAGATGCAATAATGTTGCTGCTTTCATCTTCTTCAGTGAATAAGTGTCTTGTTTATTTATGAACCAGTGAGACTAATTTTAGTTACATTGATTGATCATAAATACTAAATTGTCCTTTTTCACTCACCAAATGTTAGTAATTCTTCCTTTCCTTGCCAATATATCACCACTTCAGTTAAATAAAAGATGTTCCCACATTGACTAATGCTTTATATGACAGATACCAATGTCTCAATCAAGTGTGGTGGACAAGAGGTGACAACGCCTGATGGCATGGTATATGAGTCTGATAATTCAATTCTTGGCACTGCATCAACATCATATTATGTAAGCAGATCAGAGAAATGGGCTGTTAGCAATGTGGGTCTGTATGTTGACAGAATTGCAAATACCTCATCACTAGTTAATGGCACTGACACCCCAGAgcttttcaaaacttcaaggATATCACCGGGTTCACTTAGATACTATGGCCTGGGTCTCAAGAATGGACCTTATGTTGTAAGTTTGCAATTCGCAGAAATGTTACTTAAGGATCCGAGCACACGAACTTGGGAGAGTACAGGAAGGCGtgtttttgatatatatattcaGGTAATAGTTGTACATCATAAAACTTACCATCCTCATTTGATAATCACTGTACCTACCTTGTATGAGATTTCCACTGTTTTAGtttcatttgattatttttacaaCAAAAGAAGATCCATCTTAGCCTGTCTTCATTTGTCCTACAGGGAGCACTTAAAGAGAAGGACTTTGACATATCAAAAGAGGCAGGTGGGGTCCAGAGAGCAATTGTGAAAAAATTCAATACTACTGTGTCGAAGAACTATCTTGAAATTCATCTGCTTTGGGCTGGTAAGGGTACTTGCTGCATCCCATTTGAAGGttattatggaccatccatttCGGCTCTCAGTGTTGTTTCAGGTATCGCACTTGAACAATAGACTGTAATTTTCATTGAATATGAGAAATATCACCAACTGACCAATGTTTGCTAATTTATTTTGCTTAGCTTTGGAAAGAATGCCACCTCCTCCATCAGAGACAAGCAACACTGGGTTAATTGCTGGCATTGCAGTCACTGCTGGTATTCTATGCTTTATACTCGTATGTGCAGTTTTTTACATCAAAAGGAGAGGGTCTAATTCCAATGAAGAGATAGGTATAATATAATTGCTTGATGATATTTCTATCTTCCTGATGTTTGAAACAAATATGTGCTTAAAAGGGAATATTAAGGCCTTCTGCACTCTGGAATTATACTCCttgaaaatgtgagaaaatggcttcctttattatttttgggatGACACTTTCTAATAAATAGGATGAACATGATAATATTAATCTATCTCACTCTATATCTAAATCCTTTGATAATTATTAGCCTATGATATTAGAAAAGATTGGCAATGAAGTTTCCATGGTATCCTATGCTAGAATTCATATGGTTATCAATTATCTTATATGAATTTGCAGAGCTTCTTGAAATAGGCCCCATATCGAACACCTTTAGTTATGCGGAGTTGCGAACTGCAACAGAAAACTTCAATCCTACAAATAAGCTAGGGGAGGGTGGATTTGGAGCTGTTTTCAAGGTAAattgaattttacattttgataATGTAATTCATGAATACATTCCCTTTGCATGGTACTGAGAAAGTTGAACGATTCTGATTTTAGGATTTGCCAAAAATAGCACGCAAAAGTTTCATATACTGATTCCTGATATTTTACAGGGCACTCTTCTTGATGGGAGGGTAGTAGCTGTGAAGGATCTTATGGTAGCATCTCAACAAGGGAAGAGTCAATTTATAGCAGAGATTGCTACCATATCTGCAGTGCAGCATCGCAACCTCGTGAAGTTGCATGGATTCTgcatcaaagaaaataaacggCTCCTAGTTTATGAGTATCTTGAAAACAAGAGCCTCGATCGTGCTCTCTTTGGTATGAAGATAACTACTTCCATTTTACACTGCTATGAACCTTTGAAAAAATTTCTCCACCGTATTTTAATGTCTCCATTTATAACTGAGTCTTTTTTGCTACATCTGGTAGTTGCAACAAATATTAGACAGGAAGAAAAGTTAACTCTggattttataaatttctttatttgagCCTGAAGAGTATAGTAACCTTGACTGAGCTGAGCCTAATATCATAGTTGGTCTTGAGGTGAATTTTTAGATGAGAGGAAACCAAAAGAACAAGcaaacaaattaataataagattcaaatatttttgcatTTGTAAAACATGCTCTTCTTTGCAACCAAAGGAAAAATGCGTGTTGAGAAAAGAAAGGTAAGCATAATGTATATTACCTGATTTGACCTGGTGTGATTTACGACTTTCATCAATATTATTAAATTGTTGAATTATTTGCATTATTGTCATGTTGTTCAACATCATTCTGAAAATGATTACATgcacttaatattttgaaatttctattttgtcAATGTAACTCAACTTGGATCTTGAGTTTTCTTCCTAACTCGATAATTTCTTCCCAACGTTTGCAAATTATTCTCTTCTAGAAATGGTTTTGAACTCTGAAGTTGTCAGTCAGGTTTGTGACTCATTTCAAGAATTTGACTAAATGGGTAGCATTATTTGCAGGGAAAAGTGATTTACATCTTGATTGGCCAACCCGCTTTAATATATGTTTGGGAACAGCGAGAGGGTTAGCTTATCTTCATGAGGAATCAAGGGCAAGAATTGTACACCGGGATGTCAAGGCCAGCAATATTTTGCTTGATGCAGAACTCTGCCCCAAGATATCAGATTTTGGATTGGCAAAGCTGTATGATGACAAGAAAACCCACATCAGTACCCGGGTTGCAGGCACCATGTAAGCAAACTCCTTTGACTGTTTCCTCGAATCTATTctaatgttaattttttatacCATAATAGTCTAACAtcattaatgaaattaaaaataaaaatagagtgTTTGATTTTACATATAAGTTTGAGGATGGTGGACCAattaatttcttcatattttactTTGATTAATGTCAAATCTAATATCATATAAGAGGAAGTATCAAAGAAATGAATTCCTCTTGATATCTGATagtataaaatttgaattcagtTCCTATTTTGGgaatttctttgaatttttaggCCTTATTGTTGAATTTGTACCTATAATAACATATCTTAATCTAATTGACCTCCACTAAGCGAATTTTATGTAAAATTCCAGTGGCTATCTGGCACCAGAGTATGCAATGCGCGGGCATCTGACAGAGAAGGCTGATGTTTTTGGATTTGGTGTAGTGGCTCTAGAGATCCTCAGCGGGAGACCAAACTCCGACAACAGCTTGGATGCAAGAAAGATGTATCTTCTTGAATGGGTATATAAAAATGGTGTttcgttttcttctcttcttttccaaAATACCATTGCCAAATTAACCTATTCTTTCTCTGTGGTTATCTACTGTTTTTAGGCATGGACTTTACACGAAAACAACCAAAGTATGGATTTAGTTGATCCAACATTAacagaatttgatgaaaatgaagTCAGTCGAGTCGTAAGAGTGGCTCTCTTGTGCACCCAGGGATCACCAATGTTGCGGCCAGCCATGTCACGGGTCGTGGCAATGCTTGCTGGAGGCGTTGAAATAAGTGCAGTTACATCAAAACCCAGTTATTTAACAGATTGGGATTTCAATGATATTACAAGCAGCTTTTTGAGCGAAAATACTCGAACATCTACTGCTTCAACAAGTATGACTGACCAACTGCCTTCCCCTATATATCACACTGAACCGATGCTCCTTGGAGTCATTGGAGAAGGGAGGTAATGCATTTTTGTCCATGCTGTAATATTGTATCATTGTCATTGGGAGCACCATTTGTCTTGTGTTGTTCTCTCCTAAGTCATGAATTTTCTCCCGGAAATTCCTAGTTCCTGCATCGGTATCGTATGTATATAGAAAGAGATTTCAGAATGAGTATGAAGCATTTTCAGGCTTCAGACGACTAGGAGGTTTTAATTTTTGGCAAGTTACTTCTATGATATTAATCTGGGAGAACAAACTGAACACCATTTTTACTCATATTTATGTTTATGCTGATTTCATGttagaaaaaatacaaagattttCTCTCCAAATTTTGTGCTATGATTTCGTTTGAAAGAAGGAAATCTGTAGATGCTTAAACTCACCGTGTAAACTTGAAAATAACGAGGAGAATAAGACGAAATATGTGTTTTAGTATTATGATTttctcaataaaaataattggtaAATTACACATCAAACTACATGGCTTGGAGCTTCATATACCACTTTCAACTCTTGAACTCACTTGGTTTTCGATTCGTATATATCCTCTTGCACGTGTAGCATGTCCATAACCTCATTGACATTATACATGTCTTCCTTTGTTTTAGTCGATTGCATTCGGTTGATCCCATGATCTTAGAGATTTTGCCACATGATCAAGAGAATCTAAGGCTTCATTAAGTCTCTTCCTCATGAAAATCTCCATCCCTATAAGAGTAACCAACAAGCATCAATGATGAGGGCAGGCAttcatgattttctttttataactCGCCAAGCAAGCAAATTTCCCGTTTTAAAAAGCTACAAAGTTTGTTTCCCTTCAACTCACTAATGTGATGCGTAAGGAAGTACTTCTTAAGCCTCTGCTTTAAGTTCTGGGTATGTTTAATTACTATGGAGCCACAATGAGTTAATCCATGTTTTGCCTtcactttcaaagtgaatgggaaGAACTTCAGCAGAATCAAATAAATAGTATGTCGCGCTCTTGGAAAATGAAGCACACTTCTTTTTTAAGTATTTCATGTGAGAGTACGAGGAGTTCTCATTCTCTAATCCATGAACTGAGGACGTATCATCATTTGCTCATTTAGTAGCACTATGCAAGACGGTACACTCATCTTTGGTGGGTGCATGCGATCCCTTATTTTGTGGAAAATATGGACGTTTTTCACATTAGTTGCATTTTGACTTTAgtggttttgatttatttttatcttaaataaatgtttatactagagaaacttttttttttttaaaaaaaagaatctaaTCAATGAAATATATAGGCATTTTTAATTTGCAACTTAGTTGAAAATTATTCGTGGATGAGGTTGCAAGAATCATCATCTAGGGTAACACCTAGAAGGGGGTGAGTGagtgtattttaaaattttcttaaataaggAGTTGagtttttaacccaattaaacTTGGGAGATATCAATGATAGTTATAATAATCAAAGTAATCAAGATAATAATATATGCAATGGACATTGaaatttttacatggaaaacctccACATTAACTATAGTGATAAAAAATCACATGGTCTAAGACCTGTAATCTAAATCTACTATTTGGGATCAAATTACATATATTTACCTAGCTGCTTACCCTAAGACTTACTCTCtaatacctacaacttgatccacgtTTGTGACATAACAATCTCCAATTGCTCCAATGAATACATTTGAGCTCAATTGAAGGGATCTAAGTCTTCAAGAAACCCTAGATTCAATGATTTAAATCCTT of the Vitis vinifera cultivar Pinot Noir 40024 chromosome 10, ASM3070453v1 genome contains:
- the LOC100256326 gene encoding probable LRR receptor-like serine/threonine-protein kinase At1g56140; translated protein: MNSRMKLCSISFFLLLLFQKSLAKNATLDSSEVEALNFLFNKWNMTSTEFWNMSGDPCSGPPINQSQYDDIYYRQAIKCNCTYNDNTTCHITHLKVLNLNKTGLIPEELTALTFLSDLRLNKNYFTGPLPLFIANLSQMQFIDVGHNALSGTIPKELGNLKELQMLAIGSNNFSGTLPPELGNLPKLELIFIDSSGVGGEIPSTFVKLKNMREMFLSDTPLTGKIPDFIGNWTKLKRLRIQGNSFEGPIPSTFSQLISMESLRISDLANVSSSLDFIKDMKNLTDLVLRNALLSGGIPSDIEEYRSLETLDLSFNNLTGGIPNALFNMNNLTALFLGNNSFYGSLPDKKSDKLQTIDLSYNEISGGFPTWIDPTLQLNLVANNFVFDNTNNSIFEGLNCLQRNFPCNTPRYTNVSIKCGGQEVTTPDGMVYESDNSILGTASTSYYVSRSEKWAVSNVGLYVDRIANTSSLVNGTDTPELFKTSRISPGSLRYYGLGLKNGPYVVSLQFAEMLLKDPSTRTWESTGRRVFDIYIQGALKEKDFDISKEAGGVQRAIVKKFNTTVSKNYLEIHLLWAGKGTCCIPFEGYYGPSISALSVVSALERMPPPPSETSNTGLIAGIAVTAGILCFILVCAVFYIKRRGSNSNEEIELLEIGPISNTFSYAELRTATENFNPTNKLGEGGFGAVFKGTLLDGRVVAVKDLMVASQQGKSQFIAEIATISAVQHRNLVKLHGFCIKENKRLLVYEYLENKSLDRALFGKSDLHLDWPTRFNICLGTARGLAYLHEESRARIVHRDVKASNILLDAELCPKISDFGLAKLYDDKKTHISTRVAGTIGYLAPEYAMRGHLTEKADVFGFGVVALEILSGRPNSDNSLDARKMYLLEWAWTLHENNQSMDLVDPTLTEFDENEVSRVVRVALLCTQGSPMLRPAMSRVVAMLAGGVEISAVTSKPSYLTDWDFNDITSSFLSENTRTSTASTSMTDQLPSPIYHTEPMLLGVIGEGR